In one Stenotrophomonas maltophilia genomic region, the following are encoded:
- a CDS encoding glycosyltransferase family 4 protein: MASNDESRGGRRAPRRIVHALRARLGGLRRWWLARGLEQARFPTLPAPAAGDARGETLVFPPTDPTLGPGVNLYGYIRGQFGLGQTARMYARALLGEGYPVAVNDAALRIPHACNDHSLSGQLGRGAPYPFNLVFVNPDLFGELAPRLPRDTYTIAFWFWELDTVPAAWQRTLEQVDEVWVSTRFVEDAFRRATGKPVVRIPHPIVPQPGADLARSSFGLDDDAFVFLCSFDFNSSIHRKNPWAVLAAFRAAFDGAPDNVQLVMKCSNGFRHPQRLRELMQQAAGDPRILVRDQVLDDAQLHALQETADAYVSLHRAEGLGLGLAESMARGKPVIATAWSGNLDFMNEGNSCLVPFRTVPIRPGEYPFADGGTWAEADVPAAAAWMRRLAREPGLAQRIGVQARSDILETMSLQAAATAMRARLQSLERHDR, from the coding sequence ATGGCCAGCAACGACGAAAGCAGGGGAGGGAGGCGGGCGCCACGTCGCATCGTCCACGCCCTGCGCGCCCGCCTGGGCGGGCTGCGCCGTTGGTGGCTTGCCCGCGGACTGGAGCAGGCACGTTTCCCCACGCTGCCCGCACCGGCCGCTGGCGACGCGCGCGGTGAAACGCTGGTCTTCCCGCCGACAGATCCCACCCTGGGGCCCGGCGTCAATCTGTACGGCTACATCCGCGGCCAGTTCGGCCTGGGGCAGACGGCACGGATGTATGCCCGGGCCCTGCTGGGTGAGGGATATCCGGTTGCGGTGAACGATGCCGCCCTCCGCATCCCGCACGCGTGCAATGACCACAGCCTGTCCGGTCAGCTTGGACGGGGCGCGCCGTATCCCTTCAACCTGGTATTCGTGAATCCGGACCTGTTCGGTGAACTGGCGCCCCGCCTGCCGCGCGATACCTACACCATCGCGTTCTGGTTCTGGGAACTGGATACCGTGCCGGCCGCATGGCAGCGAACGCTGGAGCAGGTCGACGAAGTCTGGGTCTCCACCCGCTTCGTCGAGGATGCCTTCCGGCGCGCGACCGGCAAGCCGGTGGTGCGCATTCCGCATCCGATCGTGCCGCAGCCCGGCGCGGACCTGGCCCGGTCCAGCTTCGGCCTGGACGACGACGCGTTCGTGTTCCTGTGCAGCTTCGACTTCAATTCGTCGATCCACCGCAAGAACCCGTGGGCGGTGCTGGCGGCGTTCCGCGCGGCCTTCGATGGCGCACCGGACAACGTGCAGCTGGTGATGAAGTGCAGCAACGGCTTCCGCCATCCGCAGCGGCTGCGCGAGCTGATGCAGCAGGCTGCCGGCGATCCGCGCATCCTGGTACGCGACCAGGTGCTCGACGATGCGCAGCTGCACGCATTGCAGGAAACTGCCGATGCCTATGTCTCGCTGCACCGCGCGGAAGGGCTGGGGCTCGGACTGGCCGAGAGCATGGCCCGTGGCAAGCCGGTGATCGCCACCGCCTGGTCGGGCAATCTCGATTTCATGAACGAGGGCAACAGCTGCCTAGTGCCGTTCCGCACGGTGCCGATCCGCCCTGGGGAGTATCCCTTCGCCGATGGCGGCACCTGGGCCGAGGCCGACGTGCCGGCCGCGGCAGCGTGGATGCGCCGGCTCGCCCGTGAACCGGGCCTGGCGCAGCGGATCGGCGTGCAGGCACGCAGCGACATCCTGGAAACCATGAGCCTGCAGGCCGCCGCAACGGCCATGCGCGCTCGATTGCAGTCTTTGGAACGACACGACCGATGA
- a CDS encoding ABC transporter permease translates to MLGMLKALWNYRYFIFSSIKNELRLRFIRSRLGALWMIIHPLMQVLIFATILSEVLAAKLPGIDDKYGYALYLMSGTLCWTMFSETIGKSVNLFVDSGNLMKKMSFPRICLPFIAGGTMLVNNVLLLVAIFAVFAVMGHMPTAEALWLPALMLLTLSFSMALGLLLGVLNVFMRDIGQVVPVVLQALFWLTPIVYHITILPERVQAIFRLNPLLPLVTSYQNVLLFDKPPVWGDLLWLMIATVVLALASLVMFRRASPEMVDAL, encoded by the coding sequence ATGCTGGGTATGCTGAAAGCCCTGTGGAACTACCGCTATTTCATTTTTTCCTCGATCAAGAACGAGCTGCGGCTGCGCTTCATCCGCAGCCGCCTGGGCGCCTTGTGGATGATCATCCACCCGCTGATGCAGGTGCTGATCTTCGCCACGATCCTGTCCGAGGTGCTGGCCGCCAAGCTGCCGGGCATCGATGACAAGTACGGTTACGCGCTGTACCTGATGTCCGGCACCCTGTGCTGGACGATGTTCTCCGAGACCATCGGCAAGTCAGTGAACCTGTTCGTCGACAGCGGCAACCTGATGAAGAAGATGTCGTTCCCCCGCATCTGCCTGCCGTTCATCGCCGGTGGCACGATGCTGGTCAACAACGTGCTGCTGCTGGTGGCGATCTTCGCGGTGTTCGCGGTGATGGGCCACATGCCAACTGCCGAGGCCCTGTGGCTGCCGGCGCTGATGCTGCTGACGCTGAGTTTCTCGATGGCGCTGGGCCTGCTGCTGGGCGTGCTCAACGTGTTCATGCGCGATATCGGCCAGGTCGTCCCGGTGGTCCTGCAGGCATTGTTCTGGCTGACTCCCATCGTCTACCACATCACCATCCTGCCCGAGCGCGTGCAGGCGATCTTCCGGCTCAACCCGTTGCTGCCGCTGGTTACCAGCTACCAGAACGTGCTGCTGTTCGACAAGCCGCCGGTCTGGGGTGACCTGTTGTGGCTGATGATCGCCACGGTGGTGCTGGCATTGGCTTCGCTGGTGATGTTCCGTCGTGCCAGCCCGGAAATGGTGGATGCGCTATGA
- a CDS encoding ABC transporter ATP-binding protein, giving the protein MSGELKVDNVGKAYRVWTSEWLRAARWFGVPTRPKEENWVLRNVSFTIAPGEAVGVIGQNGAGKSTLLKLITGTAQPTEGQVTRTGRVAAILELGMGFNPDLTGRQNAFHSAGLMGYSQEQIEAAMPEIEAFAEVGEYFDQPVRTYSSGMQVRVAFAVATAFTPDLLIVDEALSVGDSYFQHKSFDRMRRFREEGTSIMLVSHSLSDVKALCDRAILLDKGRVLKDGEPDEVIDFYNALIAKKENETLAVEQRRGKSGWVTTRSGTGQARVESLRLLDGESSQEVKLATVGQKLRLELKAQVSADLPSLVLGFMLRDKQGHIIWGSNTWHTGQVQRDVRGGEQVVYHLDFTCTLGPGSYSVSPALVSTETHMVDNFEWVDNLLVFDVMNADRTTFIGSNWLDAAFSVERSRASADGVQAD; this is encoded by the coding sequence ATGAGTGGTGAACTGAAGGTCGACAACGTCGGCAAGGCGTATCGCGTCTGGACGAGCGAGTGGCTGCGCGCGGCCCGCTGGTTCGGTGTGCCGACGCGGCCCAAGGAAGAGAACTGGGTGCTGCGCAATGTGTCTTTCACCATCGCGCCCGGCGAAGCCGTGGGCGTGATCGGCCAGAACGGCGCGGGCAAGAGCACCCTGCTCAAGCTCATCACCGGAACCGCCCAGCCCACCGAGGGCCAGGTGACGCGGACCGGCCGCGTTGCGGCGATTCTCGAGCTGGGCATGGGCTTCAACCCCGACCTCACCGGTCGCCAGAACGCGTTCCACTCCGCAGGCCTGATGGGCTACTCGCAGGAGCAGATCGAAGCCGCGATGCCGGAGATCGAGGCCTTCGCCGAAGTTGGCGAGTATTTCGACCAGCCCGTGCGTACCTATTCCAGCGGCATGCAGGTGCGCGTGGCGTTTGCCGTCGCCACTGCATTCACCCCGGACCTGCTGATCGTCGACGAGGCCCTGTCGGTCGGCGACAGCTACTTCCAGCACAAGAGCTTCGACCGCATGCGTCGCTTCCGCGAGGAGGGCACGTCGATCATGCTGGTCTCGCACAGCCTCAGCGACGTGAAGGCACTGTGCGACCGCGCGATCCTGCTGGACAAGGGACGAGTGCTGAAGGATGGCGAGCCGGATGAGGTCATCGATTTCTACAACGCGCTGATCGCGAAGAAGGAAAACGAGACGCTTGCGGTCGAGCAGCGCCGTGGCAAATCCGGCTGGGTGACTACCCGGAGCGGGACCGGCCAGGCCCGCGTGGAATCGCTGCGACTGCTCGATGGCGAAAGCAGCCAGGAGGTCAAGCTGGCAACCGTTGGCCAGAAGCTCCGGCTTGAACTGAAGGCACAGGTCAGTGCCGACCTGCCCAGCCTGGTACTGGGGTTCATGCTGCGCGACAAGCAGGGCCACATCATCTGGGGCAGCAACACCTGGCATACCGGTCAGGTCCAGCGTGATGTACGGGGCGGAGAACAGGTGGTCTACCACCTGGACTTCACCTGTACGCTGGGCCCGGGTTCCTACTCGGTGTCGCCGGCGCTGGTCAGCACCGAAACGCACATGGTCGACAACTTCGAGTGGGTGGACAACCTGCTGGTGTTCGACGTGATGAATGCCGACAGGACCACGTTCATCGGATCGAACTGGCTTGATGCTGCCTTCAGCGTCGAACGCAGCCGCGCATCGGCCGATGGTGTGCAGGCGGACTGA
- a CDS encoding FkbM family methyltransferase codes for MSKLISYAQNFEDVMLWRALSHVVNGCYVDVGAQSPDTDSVSRMFYEHGWRGVHVEPTPQYANLLRDRRPDEVVLQVAVSDQPGVLHFFNIADTGLSTTDPAIAAEHREAGFNVSDVRVPALTLDTVLEQVPATDIHWLKVDVEGAEELVLRGWQRDTRLPWLVVVESTRPLSSEQSHQSWEPILLDKGYRFVYFDGLNRFYASAQHPELDAAFESGPNVFDDFSLSSGSQFCSQINLAYHELQTLADRREVELNERIQDLDAALQRAQEESAEATEHNARAMERLRSEHEGAVRAMAVAQRELVSKHERERSLLDRKALAELHELTEQVTKGKHEAHRWWLAHEQLRAQLDAIERSRSWQLTRPFRAVRRRLSSSVLGRMKRALRPAVVRALKVAMAAPWLRRLAKPLVTRIPFLHQRLQKIAISEQLFEIERARLAAMEGNEHEVTVVHLDRRARRVLEDLKRSRNERAAR; via the coding sequence ATGTCAAAGCTGATTTCCTACGCGCAGAATTTCGAAGACGTCATGCTCTGGCGCGCGCTGTCACATGTGGTCAATGGCTGCTATGTCGATGTGGGCGCACAGAGCCCCGACACCGACTCGGTAAGCAGGATGTTCTACGAGCATGGCTGGCGCGGTGTGCACGTGGAGCCCACGCCGCAGTATGCCAACCTGCTGCGCGATCGCCGGCCGGATGAGGTGGTGCTGCAGGTTGCCGTAAGCGATCAACCCGGGGTACTGCACTTCTTCAACATCGCCGATACCGGCCTGAGCACCACGGATCCGGCCATCGCTGCCGAACATCGGGAGGCGGGCTTCAACGTCTCCGACGTGCGTGTGCCGGCGCTGACGCTGGACACCGTGCTGGAGCAGGTGCCAGCCACCGACATCCACTGGTTGAAGGTCGACGTCGAGGGCGCAGAGGAACTGGTGCTGCGCGGCTGGCAGCGCGATACCCGCTTGCCCTGGCTGGTCGTGGTGGAAAGCACGCGTCCGCTGAGTTCGGAACAATCCCACCAGAGCTGGGAACCGATCCTGCTCGACAAGGGGTACCGGTTCGTCTATTTCGACGGCCTCAACCGGTTCTACGCCAGTGCGCAGCATCCCGAACTGGATGCGGCATTCGAGAGCGGACCCAATGTGTTCGATGATTTCAGTCTGAGTTCGGGCTCGCAGTTCTGCTCGCAGATCAACCTGGCCTATCACGAACTGCAGACGCTGGCGGATCGACGCGAGGTCGAACTGAACGAGCGGATCCAGGATCTGGACGCGGCACTGCAGCGGGCGCAGGAAGAATCCGCCGAGGCAACCGAGCACAACGCCCGGGCAATGGAAAGGCTGCGCAGCGAGCACGAAGGCGCGGTCCGTGCGATGGCAGTGGCCCAGCGGGAACTGGTGAGCAAGCATGAGCGTGAGCGCAGCCTGCTCGACAGGAAGGCGCTGGCCGAACTGCACGAGCTGACTGAGCAGGTCACCAAGGGCAAGCACGAGGCCCATCGCTGGTGGTTGGCGCATGAGCAGCTGCGCGCGCAGCTGGATGCGATCGAACGCAGCCGTTCGTGGCAGCTCACGCGGCCGTTCCGGGCAGTGCGCCGACGCCTGTCGTCCAGCGTGCTGGGCCGCATGAAACGTGCGCTGCGGCCGGCGGTCGTGCGCGCGCTGAAGGTCGCCATGGCCGCACCGTGGCTGCGACGCCTGGCCAAGCCCCTGGTTACGCGCATTCCCTTCCTTCACCAGCGCCTGCAGAAGATCGCCATCAGCGAACAGCTGTTCGAGATCGAGCGGGCGCGATTGGCTGCAATGGAGGGCAACGAGCACGAAGTCACTGTCGTCCATCTGGATCGACGGGCCCGGCGCGTGCTGGAAGACCTGAAGCGTTCAAGGAATGAAAGGGCTGCCCGATGA